From Ictidomys tridecemlineatus isolate mIctTri1 chromosome 2, mIctTri1.hap1, whole genome shotgun sequence, the proteins below share one genomic window:
- the C2H22orf15 gene encoding uncharacterized protein C22orf15 homolog isoform X7: MFVTVMFGVPRSGLGYGSCGNLKLCAPVIHICQDGWMSAKKFMQNCLDYCAWAGCGELVNPWCSLTALTAHLKQRGQVPPDASLHAFPETIALLAEDGQLVSLGEDLEEKTSPASSKGSPLLQERGTYVLVKIIKELRWLSGVPTMGNGRRRRMSTRRSHRELEPPSRAGRVSSLPSRTR; the protein is encoded by the exons ATGTTTGTCACGGTGATGTTTGGAG TTCCTAGATcagggctggggtatggctcgTGCGGGAACCTTAAGTTGTGCGCCCCAGTTATCCACATCTGTCAAGATGGATGGATGTCTGCAAAGAAGTTTATGCAAAATTGCCTGGACTACTGTGCCTGGG CCGGCTGCGGGGAGCTGGTGAACCCCTGGTGCAGCCTAACGGCCCTCACTGCCCACTTAAAGCAGAGGGGGCAGGTCCCCCCAGATG cctctcTCCATGCCTTCCCAGAAACCATTGCCCTCTTAGCTGAGGATGGACAACTTGTGAGCCTAGGTGAGGACCTAGAGGAGAAGACTTCCCCAGCCTCCTCCAAGGGCAGTCCTCTTCTACAGGAACGAGGGACATATGTCCTTGTGAAAATCATCA AGGAGCTGCGCTGGCTATCAGGCGTCCCCACCATGGGTAATGGCCGGAGGAGACGCATGAGCACTCGGCGTAGCCATCGAGAACTAGAGCCCCCTTCAAGAGCTGGAAGGGTGAGCTCCCTGCCATCCAGGACTCGCTAG
- the C2H22orf15 gene encoding uncharacterized protein C22orf15 homolog isoform X8 yields MFVTVMFGAGCGELVNPWCSLTALTAHLKQRGQVPPDETIALLAEDGQLVSLGEDLEEKTSPASSKGSPLLQERGTYVLVKIIRGEDGAPTRYESLLENLDDQCPELAEELRWLSGVPTMGNGRRRRMSTRRSHRELEPPSRAGRVSSLPSRTR; encoded by the exons ATGTTTGTCACGGTGATGTTTGGAG CCGGCTGCGGGGAGCTGGTGAACCCCTGGTGCAGCCTAACGGCCCTCACTGCCCACTTAAAGCAGAGGGGGCAGGTCCCCCCAGATG AAACCATTGCCCTCTTAGCTGAGGATGGACAACTTGTGAGCCTAGGTGAGGACCTAGAGGAGAAGACTTCCCCAGCCTCCTCCAAGGGCAGTCCTCTTCTACAGGAACGAGGGACATATGTCCTTGTGAAAATCATCA GGGGGGAGGATGGGGCACCTACCCGCTATGAGTCCCTACTAGAGAACCTGGATGATCAGTGTCCGGAGCTGGCAG AGGAGCTGCGCTGGCTATCAGGCGTCCCCACCATGGGTAATGGCCGGAGGAGACGCATGAGCACTCGGCGTAGCCATCGAGAACTAGAGCCCCCTTCAAGAGCTGGAAGGGTGAGCTCCCTGCCATCCAGGACTCGCTAG
- the C2H22orf15 gene encoding uncharacterized protein C22orf15 homolog isoform X6: MFVTVMFGAGCGELVNPWCSLTALTAHLKQRGQVPPDETIALLAEDGQLVSLGEDLEEKTSPASSKGSPLLQERGTYVLVKIIRGEDGAPTRYESLLENLDDQCPELAGKCQGRTLGGKAFLLPQSHHQGFLGLSEELRWLSGVPTMGNGRRRRMSTRRSHRELEPPSRAGRVSSLPSRTR; this comes from the exons ATGTTTGTCACGGTGATGTTTGGAG CCGGCTGCGGGGAGCTGGTGAACCCCTGGTGCAGCCTAACGGCCCTCACTGCCCACTTAAAGCAGAGGGGGCAGGTCCCCCCAGATG AAACCATTGCCCTCTTAGCTGAGGATGGACAACTTGTGAGCCTAGGTGAGGACCTAGAGGAGAAGACTTCCCCAGCCTCCTCCAAGGGCAGTCCTCTTCTACAGGAACGAGGGACATATGTCCTTGTGAAAATCATCA GGGGGGAGGATGGGGCACCTACCCGCTATGAGTCCCTACTAGAGAACCTGGATGATCAGTGTCCGGAGCTGGCAGGTAAGTGTCAAGGTAGAACCCTGGGAGGAAAGGCATTTCTTCTCCCCCAGTCCCACCATCAGGGTTTCCTGGGTCTTTCAGAGGAGCTGCGCTGGCTATCAGGCGTCCCCACCATGGGTAATGGCCGGAGGAGACGCATGAGCACTCGGCGTAGCCATCGAGAACTAGAGCCCCCTTCAAGAGCTGGAAGGGTGAGCTCCCTGCCATCCAGGACTCGCTAG
- the Chchd10 gene encoding coiled-coil-helix-coiled-coil-helix domain-containing protein 10, mitochondrial: MPRGSRSAAARPASRPAAPSAHPPAHPPPSAAAPIPAPSGQPGLMTQMASMAAGVAVGSAVGHVMGSALTGAFSGGSSEPAQPAAQPAAQQAPTRAAPLQMGPCSYEIKQFLDCSTTQSDLSLCEGFSEALKQCKYNHGLSSLP, translated from the exons ATGCCACGCGGGAGCCGAAGCGCGGCCGCCCGGCCAGCCAG TCGCCCAGCGGCACCTTCTGCCCATCCACCTGCACACCCACCGCCCTCAGCAGCAGCCCCGATTCCTGCCCCCTCGGGCCAGCCAGGTCTCATGACACAGATGGCATCCATGGCTGCTGGGGTAGCCGTGGGCTCCGCCGTGGGACATGTCATGGGCAGTGCCCTGACTGGAGCCTTCAGTGGAGGAAGCTCAGAGCCTGCCCAGCCTGCTGCCCAGCCTGCTGCCCAGCAG GCCCCTACCCGTGCTGCCCCACTACAGATGGGACCCTGCTCCTATGAGATCAAACAATTTCTGGACTGCTCAACCACTCAGAGTGACCTGTCCCTGTGTGAGGGCTTCAGTGAGGCCCTGAAGCAGTGCAAATACAACCATG GTTTGAGCTCTCTCCCCTGA
- the Znf70 gene encoding zinc finger protein 70 — protein sequence MEVPSATKFGETFVFEDRQELFPGEDLGHPFLQERGLEQMAVIYKEVPLGEQDVEQDDYEGNFSLCSSPVQHQTIPSETRPQDEEIFGESFLQKSDLSVCQIIHGREESSPPDCKEAGRGSLGTKVSHSIPQPAKPYACHECGKAFSQSSHLLRHLVIHTGEKPYECCECGKAFSQSSHLLRHQFIHTGEKPYECQECGKAFRQSSALTQHQKIHTGKRPYECRECGKDFSRSSSLRKHERIHTGERPYQCKECGKSFNQSSGLSQHRKIHTLKKPHECDLCGKAFCHRSHLIRHQRIHTGKKPYKCEECGKAFSQSSNLIEHRKTHTGEKPYKCHKCGKAFSQSSSLIEHQRIHTGEKPYECCQCGKAFCHSSALIQHQRIHTGKKPYSCECGKAFRHRSALIEHYKTHTREKPYVCNMCGKSFRGSSHLIRHQKIHAGEKL from the coding sequence ATGGAGGTTCCCTCAGCAACGAAGTTTGGTGAGACCTTTGTGTTTGAGGACAGGCAAGAACTTTTCCCAGGGGAGGACCTGGGGCACCCTTTTCTTCAGGAAAGAGGTTTGGAACAAATGGCTGTTATCTACAAGGAGGTCCCTCTTGGGGAGCAAGATGTGGAACAGGATGATTACGAGGGGAATTTCAGTCTGTGCTCAAGCCCTGTTCAGCATCAGACTATCCCCTCTGAAACCAGACCCCAGGATGAGGAGATATTTGGTGAAAGCTTTCTCCAGAAATCTGACCTCAGTGTATGTCAGATAATCCATGGTAGAGAAGAGTCCAGTCCACCTGATTGTAAGGAAGCAGGCAGGGGGTCCTTGGGGACTAAGGTATCTCACAGTATCCCACAGCCAGCCAAACCCTATGCATGTCATgagtgtgggaaggccttcagCCAAAGCTCCCACCTTCTCCGACACCTGGtcatccacactggagagaagccctatgagtgctgtgagtgtgggaaggccttcagCCAGAGCTCCCACCTTCTCCGACATCAGTTCAtccatactggggagaagccctatgagtgcCAGGAGTGCGGGAAGGCCTTTCGCCAGAGCTCAGCCCTCACACAACACCAGAAAATCCACACAGGAAAGAGGCCCTATGAGTGCAGGGAATGTGGGAAGGATTTCAGCAGAAGCTCCAGTCTCCGAAAACATGAGAGAATTCATACAGGAGAGAGACCTTATCagtgtaaggaatgtgggaaatcCTTCAATCAGAGTTCAGGCTTGAGCCAGCATCGGAAAATCCACACTCTGAAGAAGCCCCACGAATGTGATCTTTGTGGGAAAGCCTTTTGTCATAGGTCCCACCTTATCCGGCATCAGCGGATTCACACAGGGAAGAAACCTTACAAATGCGAAgagtgtgggaaggccttcagCCAGAGCTCCAACCTCATTGAACATCGGAAGACCCACACTGGTGAGAAACCTTACAAGTGTCATAagtgtgggaaggccttcagCCAGAGCTCATCGCTTATTGAGCATCAGCGGATCCACACGGGGGAGAAACCCTACGAGTGCTGTCAGTGTGGCAAGGCCTTCTGCCACAGCTCTGCACTGATTCAGCACCAGAGAATACACACTGGCAAGAAACCCTACTCCTGCGAATGTGGAAAGGCCTTTCGGCACAGGTCAGCTCTCATTGAACATTATAAAACCCACACCAGAGAAAAGCCCTATGTGTGTAACATGTGTGGCAAATCCTTTAGGGGGAGCTCACACCTGATCCGGCATCAGAAAATCCATGCTGGGGAGAAGCTGTAG
- the C2H22orf15 gene encoding uncharacterized protein C22orf15 homolog isoform X2 codes for MFVTVMFGVPRSGLGYGSCGNLKLCAPVIHICQDGWMSAKKFMQNCLDYCAWAGCGELVNPWCSLTALTAHLKQRGQVPPDETIALLAEDGQLVSLGEDLEEKTSPASSKGSPLLQERGTYVLVKIIRGEDGAPTRYESLLENLDDQCPELAGKCQGRTLGGKAFLLPQSHHQGFLGLSEELRWLSGVPTMGNGRRRRMSTRRSHRELEPPSRAGRVSSLPSRTR; via the exons ATGTTTGTCACGGTGATGTTTGGAG TTCCTAGATcagggctggggtatggctcgTGCGGGAACCTTAAGTTGTGCGCCCCAGTTATCCACATCTGTCAAGATGGATGGATGTCTGCAAAGAAGTTTATGCAAAATTGCCTGGACTACTGTGCCTGGG CCGGCTGCGGGGAGCTGGTGAACCCCTGGTGCAGCCTAACGGCCCTCACTGCCCACTTAAAGCAGAGGGGGCAGGTCCCCCCAGATG AAACCATTGCCCTCTTAGCTGAGGATGGACAACTTGTGAGCCTAGGTGAGGACCTAGAGGAGAAGACTTCCCCAGCCTCCTCCAAGGGCAGTCCTCTTCTACAGGAACGAGGGACATATGTCCTTGTGAAAATCATCA GGGGGGAGGATGGGGCACCTACCCGCTATGAGTCCCTACTAGAGAACCTGGATGATCAGTGTCCGGAGCTGGCAGGTAAGTGTCAAGGTAGAACCCTGGGAGGAAAGGCATTTCTTCTCCCCCAGTCCCACCATCAGGGTTTCCTGGGTCTTTCAGAGGAGCTGCGCTGGCTATCAGGCGTCCCCACCATGGGTAATGGCCGGAGGAGACGCATGAGCACTCGGCGTAGCCATCGAGAACTAGAGCCCCCTTCAAGAGCTGGAAGGGTGAGCTCCCTGCCATCCAGGACTCGCTAG
- the C2H22orf15 gene encoding uncharacterized protein C22orf15 homolog isoform X1: MFVTVMFGVPRSGLGYGSCGNLKLCAPVIHICQDGWMSAKKFMQNCLDYCAWAGCGELVNPWCSLTALTAHLKQRGQVPPDASLHAFPETIALLAEDGQLVSLGEDLEEKTSPASSKGSPLLQERGTYVLVKIIRGEDGAPTRYESLLENLDDQCPELAGKCQGRTLGGKAFLLPQSHHQGFLGLSEELRWLSGVPTMGNGRRRRMSTRRSHRELEPPSRAGRVSSLPSRTR, translated from the exons ATGTTTGTCACGGTGATGTTTGGAG TTCCTAGATcagggctggggtatggctcgTGCGGGAACCTTAAGTTGTGCGCCCCAGTTATCCACATCTGTCAAGATGGATGGATGTCTGCAAAGAAGTTTATGCAAAATTGCCTGGACTACTGTGCCTGGG CCGGCTGCGGGGAGCTGGTGAACCCCTGGTGCAGCCTAACGGCCCTCACTGCCCACTTAAAGCAGAGGGGGCAGGTCCCCCCAGATG cctctcTCCATGCCTTCCCAGAAACCATTGCCCTCTTAGCTGAGGATGGACAACTTGTGAGCCTAGGTGAGGACCTAGAGGAGAAGACTTCCCCAGCCTCCTCCAAGGGCAGTCCTCTTCTACAGGAACGAGGGACATATGTCCTTGTGAAAATCATCA GGGGGGAGGATGGGGCACCTACCCGCTATGAGTCCCTACTAGAGAACCTGGATGATCAGTGTCCGGAGCTGGCAGGTAAGTGTCAAGGTAGAACCCTGGGAGGAAAGGCATTTCTTCTCCCCCAGTCCCACCATCAGGGTTTCCTGGGTCTTTCAGAGGAGCTGCGCTGGCTATCAGGCGTCCCCACCATGGGTAATGGCCGGAGGAGACGCATGAGCACTCGGCGTAGCCATCGAGAACTAGAGCCCCCTTCAAGAGCTGGAAGGGTGAGCTCCCTGCCATCCAGGACTCGCTAG
- the Vpreb3 gene encoding pre-B lymphocyte protein 3, with product MVCPRCLVLLLMGVFLAVSQPVLAQPDALLVFPGQVAQLSCTLIPPHTTIGDYGVSWYQQRAGSAPRYLLYYRSEEDHHRPAGIPDRFSAAKDVAHNACILTISPVQPEDDADYYCSVGYGFGP from the exons ATGGTCTGCCCCAGGTGCCTGGTCCTCCTTCTGATGGGAGTCTTCCTAGCAG TGTCCCAGCCAGTTCTGGCCCAACCGGATGCACTGCTGGTCTTCCCAGGCCAAGTGGCTCAGCTCTCCTGCACGCTCATCCCCCCACATACCACCATTGGGGACTACGGTGTATCCTGGTACCAGCAGCGGGCAGGCAGTGCCCCCCGTTACCTTCTCTACTACCGCTCAGAGGAGGACCACCACCGGCCTGCTGGCATTCCTGACCGATTCTCAGCTGCCAAGGACGTAGCTCACAATGCCTGTATTCTAACCATCAGCCCTGTGCAGCCTGAGGATGATGCAGATTACTACTGCTCCGTTGGCTACGGCTTTGGTCCTTAG
- the C2H22orf15 gene encoding uncharacterized protein C22orf15 homolog isoform X4 gives MFVTVMFGVPRSGLGYGSCGNLKLCAPVIHICQDGWMSAKKFMQNCLDYCAWAGCGELVNPWCSLTALTAHLKQRGQVPPDASLHAFPETIALLAEDGQLVSLGEDLEEKTSPASSKGSPLLQERGTYVLVKIIRGEDGAPTRYESLLENLDDQCPELAEELRWLSGVPTMGNGRRRRMSTRRSHRELEPPSRAGRVSSLPSRTR, from the exons ATGTTTGTCACGGTGATGTTTGGAG TTCCTAGATcagggctggggtatggctcgTGCGGGAACCTTAAGTTGTGCGCCCCAGTTATCCACATCTGTCAAGATGGATGGATGTCTGCAAAGAAGTTTATGCAAAATTGCCTGGACTACTGTGCCTGGG CCGGCTGCGGGGAGCTGGTGAACCCCTGGTGCAGCCTAACGGCCCTCACTGCCCACTTAAAGCAGAGGGGGCAGGTCCCCCCAGATG cctctcTCCATGCCTTCCCAGAAACCATTGCCCTCTTAGCTGAGGATGGACAACTTGTGAGCCTAGGTGAGGACCTAGAGGAGAAGACTTCCCCAGCCTCCTCCAAGGGCAGTCCTCTTCTACAGGAACGAGGGACATATGTCCTTGTGAAAATCATCA GGGGGGAGGATGGGGCACCTACCCGCTATGAGTCCCTACTAGAGAACCTGGATGATCAGTGTCCGGAGCTGGCAG AGGAGCTGCGCTGGCTATCAGGCGTCCCCACCATGGGTAATGGCCGGAGGAGACGCATGAGCACTCGGCGTAGCCATCGAGAACTAGAGCCCCCTTCAAGAGCTGGAAGGGTGAGCTCCCTGCCATCCAGGACTCGCTAG
- the C2H22orf15 gene encoding uncharacterized protein C22orf15 homolog isoform X5, with protein MFVTVMFGAGCGELVNPWCSLTALTAHLKQRGQVPPDASLHAFPETIALLAEDGQLVSLGEDLEEKTSPASSKGSPLLQERGTYVLVKIIRGEDGAPTRYESLLENLDDQCPELAGKCQGRTLGGKAFLLPQSHHQGFLGLSEELRWLSGVPTMGNGRRRRMSTRRSHRELEPPSRAGRVSSLPSRTR; from the exons ATGTTTGTCACGGTGATGTTTGGAG CCGGCTGCGGGGAGCTGGTGAACCCCTGGTGCAGCCTAACGGCCCTCACTGCCCACTTAAAGCAGAGGGGGCAGGTCCCCCCAGATG cctctcTCCATGCCTTCCCAGAAACCATTGCCCTCTTAGCTGAGGATGGACAACTTGTGAGCCTAGGTGAGGACCTAGAGGAGAAGACTTCCCCAGCCTCCTCCAAGGGCAGTCCTCTTCTACAGGAACGAGGGACATATGTCCTTGTGAAAATCATCA GGGGGGAGGATGGGGCACCTACCCGCTATGAGTCCCTACTAGAGAACCTGGATGATCAGTGTCCGGAGCTGGCAGGTAAGTGTCAAGGTAGAACCCTGGGAGGAAAGGCATTTCTTCTCCCCCAGTCCCACCATCAGGGTTTCCTGGGTCTTTCAGAGGAGCTGCGCTGGCTATCAGGCGTCCCCACCATGGGTAATGGCCGGAGGAGACGCATGAGCACTCGGCGTAGCCATCGAGAACTAGAGCCCCCTTCAAGAGCTGGAAGGGTGAGCTCCCTGCCATCCAGGACTCGCTAG
- the C2H22orf15 gene encoding uncharacterized protein C22orf15 homolog isoform X3: MFVTVMFGVIHICQDGWMSAKKFMQNCLDYCAWAGCGELVNPWCSLTALTAHLKQRGQVPPDASLHAFPETIALLAEDGQLVSLGEDLEEKTSPASSKGSPLLQERGTYVLVKIIRGEDGAPTRYESLLENLDDQCPELAGKCQGRTLGGKAFLLPQSHHQGFLGLSEELRWLSGVPTMGNGRRRRMSTRRSHRELEPPSRAGRVSSLPSRTR; encoded by the exons ATGTTTGTCACGGTGATGTTTGGAG TTATCCACATCTGTCAAGATGGATGGATGTCTGCAAAGAAGTTTATGCAAAATTGCCTGGACTACTGTGCCTGGG CCGGCTGCGGGGAGCTGGTGAACCCCTGGTGCAGCCTAACGGCCCTCACTGCCCACTTAAAGCAGAGGGGGCAGGTCCCCCCAGATG cctctcTCCATGCCTTCCCAGAAACCATTGCCCTCTTAGCTGAGGATGGACAACTTGTGAGCCTAGGTGAGGACCTAGAGGAGAAGACTTCCCCAGCCTCCTCCAAGGGCAGTCCTCTTCTACAGGAACGAGGGACATATGTCCTTGTGAAAATCATCA GGGGGGAGGATGGGGCACCTACCCGCTATGAGTCCCTACTAGAGAACCTGGATGATCAGTGTCCGGAGCTGGCAGGTAAGTGTCAAGGTAGAACCCTGGGAGGAAAGGCATTTCTTCTCCCCCAGTCCCACCATCAGGGTTTCCTGGGTCTTTCAGAGGAGCTGCGCTGGCTATCAGGCGTCCCCACCATGGGTAATGGCCGGAGGAGACGCATGAGCACTCGGCGTAGCCATCGAGAACTAGAGCCCCCTTCAAGAGCTGGAAGGGTGAGCTCCCTGCCATCCAGGACTCGCTAG